A single region of the Gorilla gorilla gorilla isolate KB3781 chromosome 1, NHGRI_mGorGor1-v2.1_pri, whole genome shotgun sequence genome encodes:
- the HES4 gene encoding transcription factor HES-4, whose product MTSSQQACVIAPVPAAPPGALLGPGCIGERGITRPCPQPCRRGARAGAPHAIVARGGRARSRSVTDSERGRSAAVDWLERGLGSPRARRSPASPPVVRGGALHPARGGAGRTIAADTPGKPSASPMAGAPASASRTPDKPRSAAEHRKSSKPVMEKRRRARINESLAQLKTLILDALRKESSRHSKLEKADILEMTVRHLRSLRRVQVTAVLSADPAVLGKYRAGFHECLEEVNRFLAGCEGVPADVRSRLLGHLAACLRQLGPSRRPASLSPAAPAEAPAPEVYAGRPLLPSLGGPFPLLAPPLLPGVTRALPAAPRAGPQGPGGPWRPWLR is encoded by the exons ATGACGTCATCCCAGCAGGCTTGCGTCATCGCCCCGGTGCCTG CGGCCCCTCCCGGCGCGTTGCTCGGCCCTGGCTGCATCGGGGAGCGCGGGATCACCCGGCCCTGTCCCCAGCCGTGTCGGAGGGGGGCGCGGGCGGGGGCCCCGCATGCCATTGTCGCCCGCGGAGGCCGCGCCCGGAGCCGAAGCGTGACTGACAGCGAGCGGGGGAGGAGCGCGGCCGTCGATTGGCTGGAGCGA GGGCTCGGATCGCCGCGCGCTCGCCGCTCGCCCGCCAGCCCGCCCGTGGTCCGTGGCGGCGCGCTCCACCCGGCACGGGGAGGCGCGGGGCGCACCATAGCCGCAGACACGCCGGGGAAACCGAGCGCCTCGCCGATGGCAGGAGCGCCGGCCAGCGCCAGCCGGACCCCAGACAAGCCCCGGAGCGCGGCCGAGCACCGCAAG TCCTCCAAGCCGGTCATGGAGAAGCGGCGCCGAGCGCGCATTAACGAGAGCCTCGCTCAGCTCAAAACCCTCATCCTGGACGCCCTCAGAAAAGAG AGCTCCCGCCACTCGAAGCTGGAGAAGGCGGACATCCTGGAGATGACCGTGAGACACCTGCGGAGCCTGCGTCGCGTGCAGGTGACGG CCGTGCTCAGCGCCGACCCCGCCGTCCTGGGCAAGTACCGCGCCGGCTTCCACGAGTGTCTGGAGGAGGTGAACCGCTTCCTGGCCGGCTGCGAGGGCGTCCCGGCCGACGTGCGCTCCCGCCTGCTGGGCCACCTGGCAGCCTGCCTGCGCCAGCTGGGACCCTCCCGCCGCCCGGCCTCGCTGTCCCCGGCTGCCCCCGCAGAGGCCCCAGCGCCCGAGGTCTACGCGGGCCGCCCGCTGCTGCCATCGCTCGGCGGCCCCTTCCCTCTGCTCGCGCCGCCGCTGCTGCCGGGTGTGACCCGGGCGCTGCCCGCCGCCCCCAGGGCGGGGCCGCAGGGCCCGGGTGGGCCCTGGAGGCCGTGGCTGCGCTGA